Proteins from a genomic interval of Thamnophis elegans isolate rThaEle1 chromosome 2, rThaEle1.pri, whole genome shotgun sequence:
- the RBM5 gene encoding RNA-binding protein 5 — MGSDKRVSRTERSGRYGSIIDREDRDERDSRSRRRDSDYKRSSEERRNDRYDDYRDYDSRDYDGRDYDGRDYDSPERERERERRNSDKSEDGYHSDGDYGEHDYRNDINDEKESKTIMLRGLPITVTDYDIREIIESCEGPRPADVRLMKRKTGVSRGFAFVEFYHFQDATSWMEANQKKLLVQGKQIAMHYSNPRPKFEDWLCNKCCLYNFRRRLKCFRCGADKFDSEQEVPPGGPEAVQSVDYYCDTLILRNIAPHTVVESIMTALSPYASLAVNNIRLIKDKQTQQNRGFAFVQLSSAMDASQLLQILQSLQPPLKIDGKTIGVDFAKSARKDLLLPDGNRVSAFSVASTAIAAAQWSSTQPQSGEGGSVDFNYLQLGQDGYNQYTQDYQQFYQNQAGTLDTDRTTTSGGPGTAGTTTAAVVSQSPQLYNQQTPSADTPTQTAQPSTSSQVSSSSPTSIVPGTKYAVPDTSTYQYDESSGFYYDPVTGLYYDPNSQYYYNAVTQQYLYWDGEKETYMPAAEGTSYQQNNGPSAKEGKEKKEKPKSKTAQQIAKDMERWAKSLNKQKENFKNSFQPLNAREEERRESAAADAGFALFEKKGTLSERQQIITEVIKNGDDDNPLKRGLVAAYSGDSDNEEDFLERLENEEEKLTDWKKLACLLCRRQFPNKEALVRHQQLSDLHKQNMDIYRRSRLSEQELEALEMREREMKYRDRAAERREKYGIPEPPEPKRKKAFDAGTVNYEQPTKDGIDHSNIGNKMLQAMGWREGSGLGRKCQGITAPIEAQVRMRGAGLGAKGSSYGVSTADSYKDAVRKAMFARFTEME; from the exons ATGGGTTCCGACAAACG AGTGAGCAGAACTGAAAGGAGTGGAAGATATGGATCTATTATAGATAGAGAAGATCGAGATGAACGGGACTCCAGAAGCCGTCGTCGGGATTCTGACTATAAAAGATCTAGTGAGGAGCGTAGAAATGACAGATACGATGATTATCGGGATTATGATAGTCGGGATTATGATGGCCGAGATTATGACGGTAGAGATTATGATAGCCCTGAG AGAGAGCGTGAACGTGAACGACGTAATAGTGATAAATCAGAAGATGGTTATCATTCTGATGGAGACTATGGAGAACATGATTATAGAAATGACATAAAtgatgaaaaagaaagcaaaaccatCATGTTGCGTGGGCTCCCTATTACTGTTACAGACTATGAT ATACGAGAGATCATTGAATCCTGTGAAGGCCCTCGGCCTGCAGATGTGAGATTGATGAAGAGAAAGACAG GTGTAAGCCGTGGTTTCGCCTTCGTGGAGTTTTATCACTTTCAAGATGCTACCAGCTGGATGGAAGCCAATCAG aaaaaactCTTGGTTCAAGGGAAACAAATTGCAATGCATTACAGCAACCCCAGACCTAAATTTGAAGACTGGCTTTGTAACAAG tGCTGCCTTTACAACTTCAGGAGGCGACTAAAATGCTTCCGTTGTGGAGCAGATAAATTTG attcAGAACAGGAAGTGCCACCTGGAGGACCAGAAGCTGTACAGTCTGTGGATTACTACTGTGATA CACTTATTCTGAGAAATATAGCTCCTCATACAGTAGTGGAATCAATCATGACAGCTCTATCACCATATGCTTCACTGGCAGTAAATAATATCCGCCTTATTAAAGACAAACAGACCCAGCAGAATCGAGGCTTTGCTTTTGTACAGTTGTCTTCAGCCATG GATGCTTCTCAGTTGTTGCAGATTTTGCAGAGTCTTCAGCCACCTCTGAAAATAGATGGCAAAACAATTGGTGTGGATTTTGCAAAAAGTGCTAGAAA ggaTTTGCTTCTCCCAGATGGCAATCGTGTCAGTGCTTTCTCTGTTGCTAGCACAGCCATTGCTGCTGCTCAGTGGTCATCAACCCAG CCTCAGAGTGGAGAGGGTGGCTCTGTTGATTTCAACTACCTTCAACTTGGACAGGATGGTTATAATCAGTACACTCAG GATTATCAGCAATTTTACCAGAATCAAGCAGGAACATTGGACACAGATAGAACTACAACTTCTG GTGGTCCAGGTACTGCTGGTACAACTACAGCTGCTGTTGTTTCCCAGAGTCCTCAGTTGTATAACCAACAAACCCCTTCAGCTGATACACCG ACACAAACTGCACAGCCAAGTACTAGTTCTCAAGTGTCATCCAGTTCTCCAACTAGTATAGTTCCTGGCACCAAATATG CCGTTCCAGACACTTCAACATATCAGTATGATGAATCATCAGGTTTCTACTATGATCCTGTAACTGGATTGTATTATGACCCAAATTCTCAG TATTATTACAATGCTGTTACACAACAGTATCTGTACTGGGATGGTGAAAAAGAGACTTACATGCCTGCCGCCGAAGGTACATCATATCAGCAAAATAACGGACCTTCAgctaaagaaggaaaagagaagaaagagaaacccAAGAGTAAAACAGCTCAACAG ATTGCTAAAGACATGGAACGTTGGGCTAAGAGCTTAAACAAGCAGAAGGAGAACTTCAAGAACAGCTTTCAGCCCCTGAatgcaagagaagaagaaagaagagaatctGCAGCAGCAGATGCTGGTTTTGCTCTCTTTGAGAAAAAG gGCACTTTGTCTGAGAGGCAACAAATAATAACAGAAGTGATAAAGAATGGTGATGATGACAATCCTCTGAAA CGTGGTTTGGTGGCTGCTTACAGTGGGGATAGCGACAATGAAGAAGACTTCTTAGAGAGATTGGAGAATGAGGAAGAAAAGTTAACGGATTGGAAAAAGTTAGCATGTTTGTTATGTAGAAGACAGTTTCCCAACAAGGAAGCTCTCGTTAGGCATCAGCAGCTTTCTGATCTCCATAAG CAAAACATGGACATTTACAGAAGATCTAGGCTATCTGAGCAAGAACTTGAAGCCTTGGAAATGCGTGAGAGAGAG ATGAAATACAGAGACAGAGCAGCTGAAAGACGTGAGAAATATGGTATCCCAGAGCCACCAGAACCAAAGCGGAAAAAAGCATTTGATGCAGGCACTGT GAATTATGAACAGCCCACAAAAGATGGCATTGACCATAGCAATATTGGCAACAAAATGCTGCAGGCCATGGGATGGAGAGAAGGGTCAGGATTAGGAAGGAAATGTCAAGGCATCACAGCCCCAATTGAG GCTCAAGTGAGAATGAGGGGAGCTGGGCTAGGAGCAAAAGGTAGTTCTTACGGTGTTTCTACAGCTGACTCATACAAAGATGCCGTACGGAAAGCTATGTTTGCCCGATTCACCGAAATGGAATAA